From the Cherax quadricarinatus isolate ZL_2023a chromosome 22, ASM3850222v1, whole genome shotgun sequence genome, one window contains:
- the LOC128689787 gene encoding uncharacterized protein, producing the protein MKCAYIPVWVFVYVCIFFLFMRTCVRLCSCMYGFVSERMWTACVYVCVCERGWRGRGQGDGGDVSATAIMIVGGGVYPGVWLLAVALAGAAFSSTPAAEISYEELLGVLTHLEETLQESVGCAGRMEKLWEAVRIRTAMLEDMKASVLKRMDQISEIRKNDSQRIEVCAETFTQVEGSCFHLYNDHLWQWWRSRFHCWILGGDLAQPDDLYTLRNLLQDRAGTTYWLGARTAPGLDSPEWRWVGGERMDPSHVTILPSLSQPANVNNCLMLETVGDYQLRAATCDEAHAVTLCEIKM; encoded by the exons ATGAAGTGTGCGTATATACCTGTGTGGGTTTTTGTATACGTGTgtatcttttttttatttatgcgtACCTGTGTACGTTTGTGTTCGTGTATGTATGGATTTGTGAGTGAACGCATGTGgactgcgtgtgtgtatgtatgtgtctgtgAGCGTGGCTGGAGGGGAAGGGgccagggtgatggaggagaCGTCAGTGCTACAGCGATCatgatagtgggtggtggtgtgtaccCTGGCGTGTGGCTGCTGGCTGTGGCCCTGGCAGGAGCCGCCTTCTCGTCAACGCCAGCGGCAGAAATTTCCTATGAGGAACTCCTGGGCGTTTTGACCCACCTGGAGGAGACGCTGCAGGAGTCGGTCGGCTGCGCGGGTAGGATGGAGAAGTTGTGGGAGGCTGTACGCATCCGCACTGCCATGTTGGAGGATATGAAAGCCTCAGTGTTGAAGAGGATGGACCAGATTTCTGAGATCAGGAAAAATGACAGCCAGAGGATAGAAG TGTGTGCCGAGACTTTCACCCAAGTGGAAGGCAGTTGCTTCCACCTGTACAATGATCATCTTTGGCAGTGGTGGAGGTCAAGGTTCCACTGCTGGATCTTGGGAGGTGACCTAGCTCAACCAGACGACCTTTACACCCTCAGGAACCTTCTTCAGGACAGAG CTGGCACGACGTACTGGCTAGGAGCGAGGACAGCTCCAGGTCTGGATTCTCCGGAATGGAGATGGGTGGGTGGGGAGAGGATGGACCCCTCCCACgttaccatcctcccctccctgtcACAGCCGGCAAACGTAAACAACTGCTTGATGCTGGAGACAGTTGGTGACTACCAGCTGCGGGCCGCCACCTGTGACGAGGCGCATGCAGTCACTCTCTGTGAAATTAAAATGTGA